In a genomic window of Pelecanus crispus isolate bPelCri1 chromosome 1, bPelCri1.pri, whole genome shotgun sequence:
- the SLC25A17 gene encoding peroxisomal membrane protein PMP34 isoform X1: protein MSSVASYESLVHAVSGAVGSMTAMTVFFPLDTARLRLQVDEKRKSKTTPAVLLEIIKEEGLLAPYRGWFPVISSLCCSNFVYFYTFNSLKALWVKGQHSTTGKDLVLGVFAGVVNVLMTTPLWVVNTRLKLQGAKFRNEDIVPTNYKGIIDAFHQIIRDEGVLALWNGTFPSLLLVFNPAIQFMFYEGFKRKLLKKQLQLTSLDAFVIGAIAKAVATTLTYPLQTVQSILRFGRHRLNPENRTLGSLRNVLYLLQQRVRRFGLMGLYKGLEAKLLQTVLTAALMFLVYEKLTAATFTVMGLKHSRRH from the exons ATGTCTTCCGTCGCCTCCTACGAGAGCCTGGTGCACGCCGTGTCCGGGGCTGTG ggcAGTATGACTGCaatgactgtattttttcctttggataCAGCTAGGCTTAGACTTCAGG ttgaTGAGAAGCGGAAGTCTAAGACAACACCGGCAGTCCTATTGGAAATAATTAAAGAAGAAGGCCT GTTGGCACCCTATCGAGGATGGTTCCCTGTTAtctccagcctctgctgctccaattttgtttatttttatacatttaataGTCTTAAAGCTCTCTGGGTCAAAGGTCAGCATTCAACCACTGGAAAAGACTTGGTTCTTGGGGTGTTTGCAG GTGTAGTGAATGTCCTAATGACCACTCCTCTTTGGGTAGTAAACACACGTCTGAAGCTGCAGGGAGCAAAATTTAGAAATGAAGACATTGTACCAACCAATTACAAAGGCATAATAG ATGCCTTTCATCAGATAATACGAGATGAAGGAGTCTTAGCTTTATGGAATGGTACTTTCCCCTCCTTGCTGCTGGTCTTCAATCCTGCCATACAGTTCATGTTTTATGAAGGCTTTAAACGgaagcttttgaaaaagcagctgcaa CTCACGTCTTTGGATGCTTTTGTCATTGGTGCAATAGCCAAAGCAGTTGCCACCACGCTCACTTATCCTCTGCAGACAGTACAGTCAATTCTGCGG tttggaCGCCACAGGTTGAACCCGGAGAACCGAACACTAGGCAGTCTTAGAAATGTTCTTTACCTTCTTCAACAGAGAGTGAG GCGTTTTGGATTAATGGGACTCTACAAAGGCCTTGAAGCAAAGCTCCTGCAGACAGTCCTTACTGCTGCTCTTATGTTTCTAGTGTATGAGAAACTGACTGCTGCAACCTTCACAGTCATGGGATTAAAGCATTCGCGCAGACATTGA
- the SLC25A17 gene encoding peroxisomal membrane protein PMP34 isoform X2 yields MGILLMPWLAPYRGWFPVISSLCCSNFVYFYTFNSLKALWVKGQHSTTGKDLVLGVFAGVVNVLMTTPLWVVNTRLKLQGAKFRNEDIVPTNYKGIIDAFHQIIRDEGVLALWNGTFPSLLLVFNPAIQFMFYEGFKRKLLKKQLQLTSLDAFVIGAIAKAVATTLTYPLQTVQSILRFGRHRLNPENRTLGSLRNVLYLLQQRVRRFGLMGLYKGLEAKLLQTVLTAALMFLVYEKLTAATFTVMGLKHSRRH; encoded by the exons ATGGGAATTCTCCTCATGCCTTG GTTGGCACCCTATCGAGGATGGTTCCCTGTTAtctccagcctctgctgctccaattttgtttatttttatacatttaataGTCTTAAAGCTCTCTGGGTCAAAGGTCAGCATTCAACCACTGGAAAAGACTTGGTTCTTGGGGTGTTTGCAG GTGTAGTGAATGTCCTAATGACCACTCCTCTTTGGGTAGTAAACACACGTCTGAAGCTGCAGGGAGCAAAATTTAGAAATGAAGACATTGTACCAACCAATTACAAAGGCATAATAG ATGCCTTTCATCAGATAATACGAGATGAAGGAGTCTTAGCTTTATGGAATGGTACTTTCCCCTCCTTGCTGCTGGTCTTCAATCCTGCCATACAGTTCATGTTTTATGAAGGCTTTAAACGgaagcttttgaaaaagcagctgcaa CTCACGTCTTTGGATGCTTTTGTCATTGGTGCAATAGCCAAAGCAGTTGCCACCACGCTCACTTATCCTCTGCAGACAGTACAGTCAATTCTGCGG tttggaCGCCACAGGTTGAACCCGGAGAACCGAACACTAGGCAGTCTTAGAAATGTTCTTTACCTTCTTCAACAGAGAGTGAG GCGTTTTGGATTAATGGGACTCTACAAAGGCCTTGAAGCAAAGCTCCTGCAGACAGTCCTTACTGCTGCTCTTATGTTTCTAGTGTATGAGAAACTGACTGCTGCAACCTTCACAGTCATGGGATTAAAGCATTCGCGCAGACATTGA